In the Longimicrobium sp. genome, CCCGATCAGCGTCCCGCTCCCGAACGGGTGGACGCTGCAATTCAACGTGAAGACGGTCCCGGGGCAGGTGCAGTACGTGCGCGCCCGCCAGCAGAACCTGCGCGATCCCGACGCGGTGGTCTTCGTAGCGGACAGCCACTACGCGCGTGCCGAGGCGAACCTGGTGGCCATGGACGACCTCCGGCGGACGCTCGAGGCGAACGGGCGGAGCATCGAGGAGGTCCCCGTGGTCCTCCAGTACAACAAGCAGGATCTCCGGGAAATCATGAGCTGGGACCAGATGCA is a window encoding:
- a CDS encoding Rab family GTPase → MASTNFAARRYIAEIVYYGPGLCGKTTTLEQIESQLPGARLVKEETEGERTVFFDLLPISVPLPNGWTLQFNVKTVPGQVQYVRARQQNLRDPDAVVFVADSHYARAEANLVAMDDLRRTLEANGRSIEEVPVVLQYNKQDLREIMSWDQMQALLNPADWPAFGSIARERRGILLPLGAAMEAARARAL